Proteins encoded in a region of the Planococcus citri chromosome 1, ihPlaCitr1.1, whole genome shotgun sequence genome:
- the LOC135843846 gene encoding uncharacterized protein LOC135843846, whose translation MDFEFPNTFIEGFHIEEDVKKMPYEDFTDTGLKISKISLGCGAFGGILTYGDYDQKNATATLTNAIRSGINFIDGGPHYGKGLAETFLGSALKEIPRNAYYISTKVGRCGNQFDFSPKGVKMSFEQSLKRLNLDKVDIVFVHDIEFASSQDLILNETLPAVESLVKAGKVKFIGISGYPISTLWEVVEKSSVQIKCVLTYCRDTLFDCSLQDFLPKFQSKNVAVINAGCIGMRLLSNCGPPAWHPASQQLKDICHSAAVHCRNNDVELGKLALHHSLKQPGSCTCLVGVNDPEILQSNLNLLRYGLNEKENLVLQYIEEKYFSKNMRSHWEGIEIELFRKAQECESVRTAEFGGVSVPVP comes from the exons ATggatttcgaatttccaaacaCATTTATCGAAGGCTTTCATATCGAGGAGGATGTGAAAAAGATGCCATATGAAGATTTCACTGACAccggtttgaaaatttctaagaTTAGTTTGGGTTGTGGCGCATTTGGAGGAATTCTTACTTATGG agattatgaccaaaaaaacgcAACGGCCACTCTTACGAATGCGATACGAAGTGGCATAAATTTTATTGACGGTGGTCCTCATTATGGGAAAGGTTTAGCAGAAACTTTTTTGGGATCG GCACTCAAAGAAATTCCACGAAATGCTTATTACATATCGACAAAAGTTGGACGTTGTGGAAATCAGTTTGACTTCTCACCGAAGGGTGTTAAAATGAGCTTCGAACAAAGTTTGAAACGTTTAAATTTGGATAAAGTGGATATTGTATTT GTTCACGATATTGAATTTGCATCGTCTCaagatttaattttaaatgaaacttTACCTGCTGTGGAATCGCTGGTGAAAGCTGGAAAAGTCAAATTCATAGGAATATCCGGGTATCCGATATCAACCTTGTGGGAAGTCGTCGAAAAAAGTTCTGTTCAGATCAAATGTGTTCTGACGTATTGCAGAGACACGCTATTTGACTGTTCTTTACAagattttttgcctaaatttcaA TCTAAAAATGTCGCTGTCATTAACGCAGGTTGCATAGGAATGCGATTACTGTCAAACTGTGGTCCGCCAGCCTGGCACCCGGCTTCTCAACAACTGAAAGATATTTGTCATTCTGCAGCTGTACATTGCAGA aataacgACGTTGAATTGGGAAAATTAGCGCTTCATCATTCTTTGAAGCAACCAGGCTCTTGCACTTGTCTTGTGGGTGTAAATGACCCAGAAATCCTACAATCAAATTTGAATCTTCTTCGGTATGGgttaaatgaaaaagaaaaccttGTGCTACAATACATCGAAGAAAA gtatttctcgaaaaatatgCGCAGTCATTGGGAAGGAATTGAAATAGAATTGTTCAGAAAAG